From a region of the Halanaerobium hydrogeniformans genome:
- the mnmA gene encoding tRNA 2-thiouridine(34) synthase MnmA, whose translation MKKVMIAMSGGVDSSVAAALLKEKGYEVIGGTMHIFPDYEEATDREDHCCSYSAIRDAKRVAQKLEIPHFVFNLKDEFQEKVIDYFVYEYSKARTPNPCVMCNKKIKFDALLRKAREIGCDYIATGHYSKIEKNNGRYLLKKGRDESKDQSYMLYVLNQEQLSRALFPLGDFTKQEIRQKAKELGFEIHNKAESQEICFVPDDDYVRFLDNNYPEISKPGPILDSEGNKVGTHNGISNYTIGQRRGLGVALGYPAYVVKLDPDNNAVILGEDEEVFSKGLFAEDINIIPFSSLDGKIEVAAQIRYNSYPVPAIIEKIGEDKIKVEFKDSQRAVTPGQSVVFYLDDLVFGGGIIKESF comes from the coding sequence ATGAAGAAAGTTATGATAGCAATGAGTGGTGGGGTTGATAGTTCAGTTGCTGCTGCATTATTAAAAGAAAAAGGTTATGAGGTTATTGGTGGCACAATGCATATCTTTCCTGATTATGAAGAAGCAACCGATAGAGAAGATCACTGTTGTTCTTATTCAGCAATTAGAGATGCTAAAAGAGTTGCCCAAAAACTGGAGATACCTCATTTTGTTTTTAATCTGAAAGATGAATTTCAGGAGAAAGTCATAGACTACTTTGTATATGAATACAGTAAAGCAAGAACTCCTAATCCATGTGTTATGTGTAATAAAAAAATTAAATTTGATGCTTTGCTAAGAAAAGCAAGAGAAATTGGTTGTGATTATATTGCTACTGGTCATTATTCTAAAATAGAAAAAAATAATGGTCGTTATCTCTTGAAAAAAGGTCGAGATGAAAGTAAAGATCAAAGTTATATGCTTTATGTTCTTAACCAGGAACAATTAAGTAGGGCTCTTTTTCCTTTAGGCGACTTTACAAAACAGGAAATAAGACAAAAAGCAAAAGAATTAGGTTTTGAAATACACAATAAGGCTGAAAGTCAGGAAATCTGTTTTGTGCCTGATGATGATTATGTTAGGTTTTTGGATAATAATTATCCTGAGATTTCTAAACCTGGCCCTATTTTAGATAGTGAAGGTAATAAGGTTGGAACACATAATGGAATTTCTAATTATACAATTGGCCAGAGAAGAGGATTGGGTGTAGCTCTTGGCTATCCCGCTTATGTAGTCAAACTTGATCCAGATAATAATGCTGTTATTCTTGGCGAAGATGAAGAAGTTTTTAGCAAGGGTTTATTTGCAGAGGATATTAATATTATTCCTTTTTCTTCTTTAGATGGTAAAATAGAAGTTGCTGCTCAAATTCGTTATAATAGTTATCCTGTTCCAGCAATTATTGAAAAAATTGGAGAAGATAAAATAAAAGTGGAGTTTAAAGACTCTCAAAGAGCTGTAACTCCAGGCCAGTCTGTAGTTTTTTATCTTGATGATCTGGTTTTTGGTGGTGGAATAATTAAAGAAAGTTTTTAA
- a CDS encoding cysteine desulfurase family protein yields the protein MIKNKDIYYFDHASTTPLRKEVIAVMHEFFNKKYANAASSHCMGQQSEKAIEKAREELALLIGANNTEEIIFTSGGTEANNLVIKGIAMAYAEQGKHIITSSIEHPAVLESCRFLEKHLSFKLSYLDVDQDGFVNPEALKSSIRDDTILISIMAANNEIGTIQAIKKLANIAAKNDIFFHTDAVQAVPQMKFDVQEIGVDALSLSAHKFNGPKGVGALYLKSGIKVIPQQSGGSQERKRRAGTVNVPGIVGMAKASELVRNELESKVEKIKDLRDYFLERVFSEINNITLNGADRKNRLANNANLSFKGLDGETILYNLSLKNIAVSTGSACASGSIGVSHVLKAISIEKETAKSAVRFTFGLENNKSQIDYLVNNLKDTVKHLRSLK from the coding sequence ATGATAAAAAATAAAGATATTTATTATTTTGATCATGCTTCGACAACCCCATTAAGAAAAGAAGTAATAGCTGTAATGCATGAATTTTTTAATAAGAAATATGCTAATGCTGCCAGTTCGCATTGTATGGGTCAGCAATCAGAGAAAGCTATTGAAAAGGCCAGAGAAGAACTGGCTTTATTAATTGGAGCAAATAATACTGAAGAAATAATTTTTACTTCAGGTGGGACAGAAGCAAATAATTTAGTCATTAAAGGAATTGCAATGGCCTATGCTGAACAGGGAAAACATATAATTACTTCAAGCATTGAACATCCTGCGGTTTTAGAGAGCTGCAGATTTTTAGAAAAACATCTGTCTTTTAAGCTTAGTTATTTAGATGTAGATCAGGATGGTTTTGTCAATCCTGAAGCTTTAAAAAGTTCTATCAGAGATGATACAATTTTAATTTCAATTATGGCTGCAAATAATGAGATTGGTACTATTCAAGCCATCAAAAAATTAGCAAATATTGCAGCAAAAAATGATATTTTTTTTCATACTGATGCTGTACAGGCAGTACCACAAATGAAGTTTGATGTACAAGAAATAGGTGTTGATGCACTATCCCTTTCTGCCCATAAGTTTAATGGACCTAAAGGTGTTGGAGCTCTTTATCTAAAAAGTGGAATAAAAGTAATTCCTCAGCAATCAGGTGGTAGTCAGGAGCGAAAAAGGCGGGCTGGAACAGTTAATGTCCCTGGGATTGTTGGCATGGCTAAAGCATCAGAGCTTGTCAGAAATGAGTTAGAAAGCAAAGTGGAAAAAATAAAAGATTTAAGGGATTATTTTCTTGAACGAGTTTTTTCAGAAATTAATAATATTACTTTAAATGGTGCTGATAGAAAAAATAGATTAGCTAATAATGCAAATCTGTCATTTAAAGGACTGGATGGAGAAACAATTTTATATAATTTAAGCCTTAAAAATATTGCAGTATCAACAGGCTCAGCCTGTGCTTCCGGTTCAATTGGTGTTTCACATGTCTTAAAAGCGATTTCTATCGAAAAAGAAACAGCAAAAAGTGCAGTTAGATTTACTTTTGGCCTGGAGAATAATAAATCTCAAATCGATTATCTTGTAAACAATTTGAAAGATACAGTTAAGCATTTAAGATCATTAAAATAA
- a CDS encoding RrF2 family transcriptional regulator, whose amino-acid sequence MKISTKGRYGLRALVDLAEHEEGKAIPIRKISERQDISEQYLEQLFATLRKAKLVKSVRGAHGGYMLNHEPEDISVAEILTALEGPLVPVDCVVEENFCNYVDRCVMHGLWEEMADAINEIIENTTLADLLERAIAEKKNERRQKSDDKK is encoded by the coding sequence ATGAAAATTTCTACAAAAGGAAGATATGGATTGAGAGCTCTTGTTGATCTTGCTGAACATGAAGAAGGCAAAGCGATTCCAATCAGAAAAATTTCTGAAAGGCAGGACATTTCAGAACAGTATCTAGAACAGCTTTTTGCTACTTTGCGTAAAGCAAAACTAGTCAAAAGTGTTCGTGGAGCACACGGTGGCTATATGTTAAACCATGAACCGGAAGATATTAGTGTTGCTGAGATATTAACTGCCCTTGAAGGGCCACTTGTACCTGTAGATTGTGTTGTTGAAGAAAATTTTTGCAATTATGTTGATAGGTGTGTAATGCATGGTCTTTGGGAAGAAATGGCTGATGCTATTAATGAGATAATTGAAAACACTACTCTAGCTGATTTATTAGAAAGGGCTATTGCTGAAAAGAAAAATGAGAGAAGACAAAAATCAGATGATAAAAAATAA
- a CDS encoding YigZ family protein codes for MARKKLRPAQNIEVRQNIKDSKFFGSIFSVNSRKNAEKRINEIKEKYNDATHNVSAYRVEAGRNEALEYFDDDGEPAGSSGPPVLEAIKGAGLLNTVIIVTRYFGGTKLGIGGLIRAYGNTAQLAIKEAGIEELNEFHKIEVEVSFKKIGIVLAQLEALEAEIKESKYSNQGAVVVAEIEAHILNTIKKRLKEKTAGDYKLTIVNTFFK; via the coding sequence ATGGCAAGAAAAAAATTAAGACCTGCTCAAAACATTGAAGTTCGACAAAATATTAAGGATAGCAAATTTTTTGGGAGTATTTTTTCTGTAAATTCTAGAAAAAATGCTGAAAAGAGAATAAATGAAATCAAAGAGAAATATAATGATGCTACTCACAATGTTTCAGCATACAGAGTTGAGGCCGGTAGGAACGAAGCTTTAGAATATTTTGATGATGATGGAGAGCCAGCTGGTTCTTCTGGTCCACCTGTATTAGAAGCTATTAAGGGTGCTGGTTTATTAAATACTGTAATAATAGTTACTAGATATTTTGGAGGAACAAAATTAGGTATTGGTGGTTTAATAAGGGCTTATGGTAATACAGCTCAACTGGCTATTAAAGAGGCTGGGATTGAAGAATTAAATGAATTTCATAAAATTGAGGTTGAAGTAAGTTTCAAAAAAATTGGGATTGTTTTAGCCCAGCTTGAAGCATTAGAAGCAGAAATAAAAGAGAGTAAATACAGCAATCAAGGAGCTGTAGTTGTTGCTGAAATAGAAGCTCATATATTAAATACTATTAAAAAAAGGCTCAAAGAGAAGACTGCTGGAGACTATAAACTTACAATTGTAAACACTTTTTTTAAATAA